Proteins from one Coffea arabica cultivar ET-39 chromosome 8c, Coffea Arabica ET-39 HiFi, whole genome shotgun sequence genomic window:
- the LOC140013893 gene encoding tryptophan N-monooxygenase CYP79A68-like, whose amino-acid sequence MNYTSGLRVDSGLGFISISWIPFFSGFMALVSLVIFMMDKWLTICLKNNKPRLPLPPGPKCLPFFGCIFQMLRNRPTNRWICKVMDDLNTEIACIRIFGVHIIPVTSPELAREFLKKQDSIFSSRPVFMSAELCSEGFLTTILSPLGDQYKKMKRMVVSCVLSPAKHQWLHSKRAEEADHLVNYVYNQCKGNATGGLVDIRLVTQHYCGNVTRKMIFNKRFFGKGMEDGGPGAEEVEHINALFKMLAHLYAFSVSDYMPWMKIFDFDGYGKMLTEAIACVRKHQDPEIEKRIKMWESGVKKEEEDLLDVLIRLKDSNGRPLLTTEEIRAQITELMFAIVDNPSNAVEWALAEMLNQPEMLQKATEELDAVVGKDRLVQESDLPRLKYVKACVRESLRLHPLAPFNVPHVSTQDTVVGGYFIPKGSHVILSRPGLSRNPRIWEDPLKYKPERHMKDMDDARMDLNDPELNMFSFSTGRRGCPGVLLGSTLTVMLLARLLQCFSWKIPSGHSQIDLAECEDSGFLAKPLVAVAEPRFPQFN is encoded by the exons ATGAATTACACTTCCGGTCTTCGTGTTGATTCAGGCTTGGGATTTATCTCAATCTCATGGATCCCATTTTTCTCAGGATTCATGGCTTTGGTGTCGTTGGTGATCTTTATGATGGACAAATGGTTAACTATTTGTCTAAAGAACAACAAACCTCGATTACCTCTCCCTCCTGGCCCAAAATGCTTGCCTTTCTTTGGCTGCATTTTCCAAATGCTGAGAAACAGACCAACAAATCGATGGATATGCAAAGTCATGGATGATTTGAATACCGAAATCGCATGTATCCGCATTTTCGGTGTTCATATCATTCCTGTCACTTCTCCTGAACTCGCTCGCGAATTCCTCAAGAAACAAGACTCGATTTTCTCCAGCAGACCTGTTTTCATGTCTGCAGAACTTTGTAGTGAAGGATTCTTGACGACAATCCTTTCGCCTTTGGGCGATCAatacaagaaaatgaagaggatGGTCGTTTCCTGTGTGCTCTCACCTGCTAAACACCAATGGCTTCATAGCAAGCGAGCAGAGGAAGCAGATCATTTGGTTAATTATGTTTACAACCAGTGCAAGGGCAATGCCACCGGTGGGCTAGTGGACATAAGATTGGTTACGCAACACTACTGCGGAAATGtgactagaaaaatgattttcaaCAAGCGATTCTTCGGGAAAGGAATGGAAGATGGAGGACCAGGTGCTGAGGAAGTTGAACATATCAATGCACTATTCAAAATGCTTGCTCATTTGTATGCATTCAGCGTATCTGATTACATGCCCTGGATGAAGATTTTTGATTTTGATGGCTACGGAAAGATGCTTACTGAGGCCATTGCATGCGTACGAAAGCACCAAGATCCTGAAATTGAAAAAAGGATTAAAATGTGGGAGAGTGGCGTGaaaaaggaggaagaagacctTCTTGATGTCCTAATCAGGCTCAAAGATAGCAACGGCAGACCCCTCTTAACAACTGAGGAGATTAGAGCACAAATTACT GAACTAATGTTTGCGATAGTCGATAATCCATCAAATGCTGTGGAATGGGCATTAGCAGAGATGCTAAATCAACCTGAAATGCTTCAAAAAGCCACAGAAGAGCTAGACGCCGTGGTTGGAAAGGATAGGCTTGTTCAAGAATCTGACCTTCCGAGGCTGAAATATGTGAAGGCCTGCGTAAGAGAGTCCTTGCGGCTCCATCCATTAGCACCCTTTAATGTTCCTCATGTATCCACTCAGGACACCGTCGTTGGTGGCTACTTCATCCCGAAGGGTAGCCATGTTATCCTCAGCCGTCCAGGACTTAGCCGTAATCCTCGAATCTGGGAGGATCCGCTTAAGTACAAGCCTGAGCGACACATGAAGGACATGGATGATGCTAGAATGGATCTGAACGATCCAGAattaaatatgttttccttcAGCACCGGAAGGCGTGGATGTCCAGGAGTCCTTTTGGGTTCCACGCTCACTGTGATGTTGCTGGCCAGACTTCTTCAATGCTTTAGCTGGAAGATTCCATCTGGTCATTCGCAAATCGATTTAGCAGAGTGCGAGGATTCTGGCTTCCTTGCCAAACCTCTCGTTGCTGTTGCTGAACCACGATTCCCACAATTCAACTAG
- the LOC113729043 gene encoding uncharacterized protein, with protein sequence MARRGRKCKRAANGLRDEPIEQPPSCHETRQQPPLGTSHENVIEQVQGEAARAPQSAIQNSTLGIIHESGDQVTQQADGGSKSHEHCQNSPIQQSPLGTRHEATEERKETTNDSSEVHQKTRGPTFMKEIWGRPKELPRIEITLDDNGIPISEKTSFSEFLGSLVRNGMYCPVDVETWLKVPRKLKMDMLEVIKERFALPMGLEAWTLRSIGKKWRSWKADLKANYFDPAVPNAEARFQKDIRVREEQWIKLWAYWKSEETKSKQLGRPPTRVEMFNKFYTHANGTPSSTIVAENLEKMTELKNQLPSDSQDPVGRDDIFAQVVGQDKHGHVRLFSDGVNPTDLWEDIPSRNTCYRISVQQQSTLVRLEERLQRQDDEIASLKKIVLVQHGRGSPIDSPRHPSSSSNNVGNMVSLKSLFDPTKIVAKGYLRSLNPLDEVGGQALGPNWCEIQIQVAMTPREQLIRPYGLQQTIQDALGAPVAWPCHLVEPAEE encoded by the exons ATGGCCCGTAGAGGTCGAAAATGTAAGCGCGCTGCAAATGGATTGAGAGATGAACCAATTGAGCAACCTCCCTCATGTCATGAAACAAGGCAGCAGCCTCCACTTggaacaagccatgaaaatgtAATTGAACAAGTGCAAGGAGAAGCTGCTCGGGCACCTCAATCTGCAATTCAGAATTCTACATTGGGAATAATACATGAATCAGGTGACCAAGTTACTCAACAAGCTGATGGAGGTTCCAAGTCGCATGAGCACTGCCAGAACTCTCCAATTCAACAATCTCCACTTGGAACAAGGCATGAAGCAACTGAAGAAA GAAAAGAAACTACAAATGATTCAAGTGAAGTACATCAGAAAACCCGAGGCCCTACATTTATGAAAGAAATTTGGGGTCGGCCTAAGGAACTTCCACGGATTGAGATTACACTCGATGACAATGGGATCCCAATAAGTGAGAAAACCTCTTTCTCTGAATTCTTGGGCAGTTTGGTTAGGAATGGTATGTATTGTCCAGTAGATGTTGAAACATGGCTTAAGGTGCCAAGGAAACTTAAAATGGACATGTTAGAAGTGATAAAG GAAAGGTTTGCTTTGCCTATGGGACTGGAAGCTTGGACCTTAAGATCTATTGGCAAAAAATGGAGAAGCTGGAAGGCAGATTTAAAGGCTAACTATTTTGATCCTGCCGTGCCAAATGCTGAAGCTCGGTTTCAAAAGGACATAAGGGTACGGGAAGAGCAATGGATCAAACTTTGGGCTTATTGGAAAAGTGAAGAAACAAAG TCCAAACAGTTGGGAAGACCTCCTACTAGAGTAGAAATGTTCAATAAGTTTTATACCCATGCCAATGGAACTCCATCAAGTACCATAGTTGCTGAGAATTTG GAAAAAATGACTGAGCTGAAAAATCAGCTTCCATCGGATTCGCAAGATCCAGTTGGTCGTGATGATATATTTGCCCAGGTGGTTGGGCAAGACAAACATGGTCATGTTCGCTTGTTTAGTGACGGTGTGAATCCAACGGACTTATGGGAAGACATTCCTAGTCGTAACACATGCTACCGTATAAGTGTTCAACAACAGTCAACATTGGTCCGTTTGGAGGAAAGGCTTCAGCGACAAGATGATGAAATAGCCAGCTTGAAGAAAATAGTTTTAGTTCAACATGGAAGGGGCTCTCCAATTGACAGCCCGAGACATCCTTCATCATCATCTAACAAT GTAGGGAATATGGTTTCACTAAAAAGTTTGTTTGACCCAACAAAAATCGTGGCAAAGGGATATTTACGGAGTCTGAATCCATTGGATGAGGTCGGGGGACAAGCTCTTGGGCCAAACTGGTGTGAAATACAGATACAAGTTGCAATGACTCCACGTGAGCAATTGATTAGACCATATGGTTTACAACAAACGATTCAAGATGCACTTGGTGCACCAGTTGCTTGGCCTTGTCATTTG GTGGAACCAGCTGAAGAATGA